The genomic window ATTACCGTTAATGAAATTAACAGGGTAGCACAAGCAATTTTTAATTTTAAAGTATCACATTTTCCTGTTTCTTCAATTACTTCTCAACGAGCACAACTAATTTATGATTGGATAATGACCTTGGCAACACAAAAAATGAATAATGATGAAAGGAATAAGCTATTAGTAAAATTTTGCATAGAAATAACAGGAGACAGAAATAAGGATAAAGTCATAAGAATACTAGAAGAGAATGGTGTTAAGTACAATCTTATTTATAAGGATGATTTAAATTTATTTTTTAGTAGAAATTATCACGAAGAAATTCATAAACATGCAAGGAATTTATTTCTACAAGGCAACTATTTTCACGCTGTTTTTGAAGCGGCCAAAGCTTATAATCAAGCCGTAAAAGAAAAATCACAAAGTGATAAAGATGGAGTTGGACTAATGATGGATGTATTTAATAGTAAAAATGGTGTACTGAAAATAACAAAATGCATCACCGAAACTGACATAAATGTGCAAGACGGTATCAAATTTTTATCTGCAGGCTTAATGCAAGCAATTAGGAATCCAACTGCACATGAGCCTGCTATAACATGGCCAATAAGCAAACAAGATTGTTTAGACATACTTAGTTTTATATCATTTCTTTTTCGACAATTGGATAATGCCCAATATTATAAAGTTTAATGGCGCTTAAACACCATGATAAAAGAGAAAGAGGTAATATATTATGAATGAAATTCACCACTCTTTTGGAGGAGATTGGACAGAAAAGAAATTAACAGTTTTAAAAAAATATTTAGGGGCTTATACGAAAGCTTTAAAAAATACAGGTTTTCAGCTTTATTATATAGATGCATTTGCAGGAACGCGGTATCGTATGAGTGTTGATGAAAGTGAAAATGAATCCGAGCAATTAATGTTATTCCCGGAGTTTTCGGAAATTGAAAAGAAATTTTTTGAAGGTTCAGCTCGAATTGCATTACAGCTTGAACCTTCCTTTCATAAATATATATTTATTGAAAAAAACCAAGATCATTATGAAGATTTATTGAAATTAAAAAATGAATTTCCGGA from Carboxydothermus pertinax includes these protein-coding regions:
- a CDS encoding TIGR02391 family protein, coding for MSEALIMSYKLIAIQLGDLLKWDITVNEINRVAQAIFNFKVSHFPVSSITSQRAQLIYDWIMTLATQKMNNDERNKLLVKFCIEITGDRNKDKVIRILEENGVKYNLIYKDDLNLFFSRNYHEEIHKHARNLFLQGNYFHAVFEAAKAYNQAVKEKSQSDKDGVGLMMDVFNSKNGVLKITKCITETDINVQDGIKFLSAGLMQAIRNPTAHEPAITWPISKQDCLDILSFISFLFRQLDNAQYYKV